A window of the Butyricimonas faecalis genome harbors these coding sequences:
- a CDS encoding geranylgeranylglycerol-phosphate geranylgeranyltransferase codes for MLEILKLIRLRTIAFTAFTMYAMRFFVVQPVLEKAGFTLQMPEGNFSLLVIAVCCLVSAAYVINDYFDTKADRISGNRPVIVGKTISRRVAIILHSILNVVAVGIAYYLAKEVHHAEIVFLFLIISLVLWFYSSRIKKRFIWGNIVVAILAGLIPLTVVTFEIPLLSDVYSDIILKTHVSFAYVFHWTACFSYFLFINMLIYEINKDIYSINGDRADGIVTLPVKFGVPATRKIMAGLIAIAVISLILFLLFGFTRTPIVWIYFFVALIIPYLIYGYAVLKNDKMKFQLRMIRLIMVLCIGISVFCKLCE; via the coding sequence ATGTTGGAGATTCTCAAGTTAATACGCCTACGAACGATTGCATTCACGGCATTTACCATGTATGCCATGCGTTTCTTTGTTGTCCAGCCCGTGCTGGAGAAAGCTGGTTTTACCCTGCAAATGCCGGAAGGCAATTTCTCGTTGCTGGTAATAGCCGTGTGTTGTCTGGTGTCAGCCGCTTATGTCATAAATGATTACTTTGACACGAAAGCGGATCGTATTTCGGGAAACAGACCCGTGATTGTTGGGAAAACAATTAGTCGAAGGGTTGCGATCATTCTGCATTCCATTTTGAATGTCGTGGCTGTGGGAATCGCATATTATCTGGCCAAAGAAGTTCATCATGCTGAAATCGTGTTCTTATTTTTAATCATATCGTTGGTACTGTGGTTTTATTCCTCCCGGATAAAAAAACGTTTTATATGGGGAAATATCGTCGTGGCCATTTTGGCCGGATTAATCCCGCTTACCGTGGTTACATTCGAAATCCCGTTATTGAGTGACGTGTACTCGGATATCATTTTGAAAACACATGTTAGTTTTGCCTACGTGTTCCACTGGACGGCATGCTTCTCGTATTTTCTTTTTATAAATATGCTGATATACGAGATTAACAAGGACATATATAGTATAAACGGCGACCGGGCTGATGGAATTGTTACTTTACCTGTAAAATTCGGTGTTCCGGCCACGAGAAAGATTATGGCGGGATTAATTGCGATAGCCGTTATATCGTTGATCCTGTTTTTGTTATTCGGATTTACTCGAACCCCGATCGTATGGATTTATTTTTTTGTAGCCTTGATCATCCCGTACTTGATTTACGGCTATGCGGTATTGAAGAATGACAAAATGAAATTTCAATTGCGAATGATTCGTTTGATCATGGTTTTATGTATAGGAATCAGTGTGTTTTGTAAGTTATGTGAATGA
- a CDS encoding Maf-like protein, giving the protein MMHSIKNYKLILASASPRRQQLMKDAGFTFEVRLRDVEEKYPKGIDLKKVPEYLSKVKAEAFREELKADEVLITADTVVCIHDRILGKPADREEAISMLQELSGNRHQVVTGVSVTTRTEQLSFSSQTDVFFKHLSNEEIAFYVDTYKPFDKAGAYGIQEWIGYIGIERIEGSFYNVMGLPIQKLYETLRKLQFQ; this is encoded by the coding sequence ATGATGCATTCTATTAAAAATTATAAATTGATATTGGCTTCTGCATCGCCACGAAGACAGCAATTAATGAAAGATGCAGGGTTTACATTCGAGGTCCGATTGAGAGATGTTGAAGAAAAATATCCTAAGGGAATTGATCTGAAAAAAGTACCGGAATACTTGTCGAAAGTGAAAGCCGAGGCTTTTCGGGAAGAATTAAAGGCGGATGAAGTATTGATAACTGCCGATACGGTGGTTTGTATTCATGACCGGATTTTAGGGAAACCTGCGGATCGGGAAGAGGCTATCTCCATGTTACAGGAATTGTCGGGAAATCGTCATCAGGTGGTGACAGGAGTGAGCGTGACTACCCGTACGGAACAGCTTTCCTTCTCATCACAGACAGATGTGTTTTTCAAGCATTTATCAAATGAAGAGATCGCGTTCTACGTGGATACGTATAAGCCATTTGATAAAGCGGGAGCCTATGGGATTCAGGAATGGATCGGGTACATCGGAATCGAACGTATTGAAGGTTCTTTCTATAACGTAATGGGATTACCGATACAGAAATTATATGAAACTTTGCGGAAATTACAATTTCAATAA
- a CDS encoding S46 family peptidase translates to MRKIALCFLAFILLTLPSLADEGMWIPMLLKKYNIEDMQKAGFKLTAEDIYDINQASLKDAVIGLGNEGSPFHHFCTGEIVSDQGLVITNHHCSFGMIQAHSSLEHNYLRDGFWAQSMADELINPKITASILVRMEDVTDKINAGLNAGMSENERTKKVNEICRKLEAEAVKGTNLAANIKPYFNGNQYFLSVFKIFRDVRLVGAPNSAIGKFGGDTDNWTWPRHTGDFSVLRIYAGPDNEPAAISDKNVPYKPAKFFKISARGVQEGDFTMVFGYPGTTNEYLTSYAIDQIATVEDPHKIKIRTAKLDVINAAMESDELLRIKYAAKAASVANAWKKWQGEIKGLDRFNTVDNKRVLENNFNNWAKSNGKTEYIGLTDRYKALYDARKEYILAAAYASEAGLGGAEIIKFAREIEHALTNYDKFADKEQLKKSLKNYIEAFYKDYDVATDQRILTEMFKLYNNEEIGEQWIPSVVRLSPKYAKLNDYDRYAANLFKKSIFTHKDNLLKFIDNLSEKSITKIEKDPILGVATGIYTLYANKIRPELSKIESELKLLNRLWIAGLMEMQPEKTFYPDANSTLRVAYGKIAGYHATDAVYYMHYTTLKGIMEKDNPNIYDYNVPQKLRDLYKNRDFGPYTQDGEVPVCFIATNHTTGGNSGSPVLDAEGNLIGLNFDRAWEGVMSDMQYSPEICRNIAVDIRYVLFIIDKYAGAQRLIDEMVIIH, encoded by the coding sequence ATGAGAAAAATTGCATTATGTTTTTTGGCTTTCATTCTGCTAACTTTACCAAGTTTAGCTGACGAGGGTATGTGGATTCCCATGTTGTTGAAGAAATACAACATAGAAGACATGCAGAAAGCCGGTTTTAAATTAACAGCAGAGGATATTTATGACATCAACCAGGCCTCATTGAAAGATGCTGTTATCGGATTGGGTAATGAAGGTTCACCCTTTCATCACTTTTGTACCGGGGAGATCGTAAGTGATCAAGGATTGGTGATCACGAATCATCACTGTTCTTTTGGCATGATTCAAGCTCATTCCAGCTTGGAACACAACTATTTGCGTGATGGTTTTTGGGCACAATCTATGGCAGACGAGTTGATTAATCCCAAGATAACAGCTTCTATTTTAGTTCGGATGGAGGATGTTACGGATAAAATCAATGCAGGATTGAATGCCGGAATGTCTGAAAACGAACGTACGAAGAAGGTAAATGAAATATGCCGGAAATTGGAAGCCGAAGCTGTTAAAGGAACCAATCTGGCGGCTAACATAAAGCCATATTTTAACGGGAATCAATATTTTCTTTCCGTGTTTAAAATCTTCCGGGATGTTCGTTTGGTGGGAGCACCGAATTCTGCTATCGGTAAATTTGGTGGGGACACGGATAACTGGACATGGCCGCGTCACACGGGAGATTTTTCCGTTTTACGTATTTATGCAGGACCAGACAATGAACCGGCAGCGATATCCGATAAGAACGTGCCTTATAAACCGGCTAAATTCTTTAAAATTTCTGCACGTGGTGTACAAGAAGGTGATTTTACGATGGTCTTTGGTTATCCTGGGACGACAAACGAGTATTTGACTTCCTATGCGATAGATCAAATTGCTACTGTTGAAGACCCACACAAGATTAAAATCCGTACGGCAAAATTGGATGTTATCAATGCGGCGATGGAGTCGGATGAATTGTTGCGAATAAAATATGCCGCTAAAGCTGCAAGTGTTGCTAATGCCTGGAAAAAATGGCAGGGAGAGATTAAAGGATTGGATCGTTTTAATACGGTTGATAACAAAAGAGTGCTTGAAAACAATTTCAATAACTGGGCTAAAAGTAATGGAAAAACCGAGTATATAGGTTTAACGGATCGTTACAAGGCGTTATATGACGCTCGTAAAGAATATATTTTAGCTGCTGCTTACGCTTCAGAAGCCGGGCTGGGAGGTGCAGAAATCATAAAATTTGCCCGTGAAATAGAGCATGCATTGACTAACTATGACAAATTTGCGGATAAGGAACAACTTAAAAAATCTTTGAAGAATTACATTGAGGCATTCTACAAAGATTACGATGTGGCCACGGATCAACGGATATTGACCGAAATGTTCAAGTTATATAATAATGAAGAAATAGGGGAGCAGTGGATCCCGTCTGTCGTTCGCTTAAGCCCGAAATATGCTAAATTGAATGATTATGATCGTTATGCTGCCAACTTGTTTAAAAAATCAATATTCACGCACAAGGATAATTTACTGAAATTCATTGACAATCTATCTGAGAAATCAATCACGAAAATTGAAAAAGATCCGATTCTTGGAGTAGCTACCGGAATTTATACCTTGTATGCGAATAAAATTCGTCCTGAATTGAGTAAGATTGAAAGTGAACTGAAATTATTGAATCGTTTGTGGATTGCCGGATTAATGGAGATGCAGCCTGAAAAAACGTTCTATCCGGATGCAAATTCAACCTTGCGCGTGGCTTATGGAAAAATTGCCGGATACCATGCAACTGATGCTGTTTATTATATGCACTACACGACATTGAAAGGTATCATGGAAAAGGATAATCCGAACATCTATGATTATAACGTACCCCAGAAATTACGGGATTTGTACAAGAACCGGGATTTCGGCCCTTACACTCAAGACGGGGAAGTTCCCGTTTGCTTTATTGCGACGAATCACACGACTGGCGGTAATTCCGGTAGTCCGGTTTTGGATGCGGAAGGAAATTTGATCGGTTTAAACTTTGATCGTGCTTGGGAAGGAGTGATGTCAGATATGCAATACAGCCCGGAGATTTGCCGGAATATTGCTGTTGATATTCGCTATGTATTATTTATCATTGATAAATATGCAGGAGCGCAAAGATTAATTGACGAGATGGTGATTATTCATTAA
- a CDS encoding superoxide dismutase, which yields MKTEEYKELDVLVSSEVINTKGEDKKFKLPSLPYKENALEPYISEHTIQYHYGKHLATYIANLNNLIAGTEFEKMCLEGIVIKSEGGIFNNAAQTYNHIFYFETFQAHHAAQVAPTGKIKELIDKSFGSFDAFKEAFTKAATTLFGSGWVWLVVSKDGKLEIVQTGNADTPLKHGKKSVLTIDVWEHAYYLDTQNARPKYIENYWNIINWDVVNKRLG from the coding sequence ATGAAAACAGAAGAGTACAAAGAATTGGACGTATTGGTGTCATCAGAGGTTATAAATACCAAAGGTGAGGACAAAAAATTCAAATTGCCTTCTCTACCCTATAAAGAAAATGCATTAGAACCTTACATTAGCGAACATACTATTCAATATCATTACGGAAAACATCTTGCTACTTATATCGCGAATTTAAATAATTTGATCGCGGGTACTGAATTCGAGAAGATGTGTTTAGAGGGTATCGTGATCAAATCTGAAGGTGGTATTTTCAATAATGCAGCACAAACATACAATCATATTTTCTATTTTGAAACCTTCCAAGCTCATCATGCTGCACAGGTTGCACCAACAGGAAAAATAAAGGAATTGATTGATAAATCATTTGGAAGTTTTGATGCTTTCAAAGAGGCGTTTACGAAAGCAGCCACTACCTTATTTGGTTCAGGGTGGGTCTGGTTAGTTGTAAGCAAAGACGGGAAATTGGAAATCGTTCAAACCGGTAATGCTGATACCCCACTGAAACATGGAAAGAAATCTGTGTTGACAATTGATGTCTGGGAACACGCTTACTATTTGGACACTCAAAATGCTCGCCCGAAATACATTGAGAATTATTGGAACATTATAAACTGGGACGTTGTAAACAAACGCTTGGGATAA
- a CDS encoding TonB-dependent receptor: protein MRIIYSTLLLTFISGHLFAQRSETMQTNDSTFSVIKQLKEVIITAEKRELSISEIPVALSVISGKNLLNENNPDLRNLSGIVPNFYMQEGGLKLSTPLYIRGIGTVSGTPPVGLYVDGVPIFDKNAFIFDLYDIKQIEVLRGPQTTLYGRNSIIGLINIRTNPPVTKFSLQAKAGVSSYNSQNYLFMANLPINRVLYNKLSFAYNRTDGYFKNDFTGGKSNKSDSYDIRYQGNVFTDATWEIALGINYNHSFDDGYAYHAVDSLKVHRYRVNYNADASYKRDLLSTYVNMQKHFSQTLLNWITSYSRAKDKQVLDADFTYHDVFQNEKKSKQDLITQEINYRSSQGEKIDWTVGTFGFYKDLKNDYLATFGTERHLLLPLDLDQVLYYNNTSTWGIAGYGQVTVKNLLPGMFVTAGIRYDYEKASLSYRDSLLFHDAEQFTGYHDWDEKHAYAAWLPKFSVLQKWNEQLSTYLNISKGYKAGGYNIISNKMTTQVVELEYGKESLWNYEVGAKYFSVNGRFNMNGALFYIDWKDQQIFVMEMMGPIIKNAGDARSIGAEIDLSWECLPRLVYFLSSGYSNSEYYYHLTKEYEGNKIVMAPEFTMNTGASYTQAIKSSLFKFFTVTTSITGFGTQYFDEANTMKQDPYFLWNMELGISGKNIDFHVWGKNILDKSFFCYMFNSPVGKHLPEYMKSGQSGAPSRFGASITIKL from the coding sequence ATGCGGATAATATATAGCACTTTGCTATTGACATTCATTTCCGGTCATTTGTTTGCACAACGGTCCGAGACCATGCAAACAAATGACTCTACATTCAGTGTCATTAAACAACTAAAAGAAGTTATCATTACGGCTGAGAAAAGGGAATTATCCATTAGCGAAATACCTGTTGCCCTCAGCGTGATTAGCGGGAAAAATTTGTTAAACGAGAATAATCCGGATCTCCGAAACCTATCGGGAATCGTTCCGAATTTCTACATGCAGGAAGGTGGTTTGAAACTATCGACCCCGCTCTATATTCGCGGAATTGGAACGGTATCCGGTACCCCGCCCGTCGGTTTGTACGTGGATGGAGTCCCGATCTTTGACAAAAATGCCTTTATATTTGATTTGTATGACATCAAGCAAATAGAAGTACTGCGAGGCCCGCAAACCACTTTATATGGACGAAATAGTATCATCGGTTTGATTAATATCCGGACAAATCCTCCGGTGACAAAATTTTCTTTACAGGCAAAAGCCGGTGTTTCCAGTTACAATTCTCAGAATTACCTATTTATGGCTAATTTACCCATAAACAGAGTCCTATACAACAAACTGTCTTTTGCTTACAATCGTACGGACGGGTATTTTAAAAATGATTTTACCGGAGGAAAATCGAATAAATCAGATTCATACGATATCCGCTATCAAGGCAACGTGTTCACGGATGCTACTTGGGAAATAGCGCTCGGTATAAACTACAACCATAGCTTTGATGACGGTTACGCTTATCATGCTGTCGATTCGTTAAAAGTACACCGCTACCGAGTCAATTATAATGCGGACGCATCCTATAAACGGGATTTATTGTCCACGTATGTAAACATGCAAAAGCATTTTTCTCAAACTCTGTTGAACTGGATCACGTCTTATTCTCGGGCTAAAGATAAACAGGTTCTGGATGCAGATTTCACGTATCATGATGTATTTCAAAATGAAAAAAAATCAAAACAAGATCTGATCACGCAGGAGATCAACTACCGGTCCTCTCAAGGCGAGAAAATTGATTGGACAGTAGGAACATTTGGTTTTTACAAGGACTTGAAGAATGATTATCTGGCCACTTTTGGTACGGAACGCCATTTACTTCTCCCACTGGATTTGGATCAAGTGTTGTATTATAATAACACATCCACTTGGGGTATTGCCGGGTATGGGCAGGTTACCGTGAAAAATCTTTTACCAGGGATGTTCGTTACAGCTGGAATCAGATATGATTACGAGAAAGCGTCTCTCTCTTACCGAGATAGTTTGTTGTTTCACGATGCAGAGCAATTTACCGGTTATCATGATTGGGATGAAAAACATGCTTACGCGGCTTGGTTGCCTAAATTCTCTGTTCTACAAAAATGGAACGAACAGTTATCCACCTATTTAAATATATCGAAAGGTTACAAGGCCGGCGGATATAATATCATTTCCAACAAGATGACCACGCAAGTGGTAGAGTTGGAATACGGCAAAGAATCCTTGTGGAATTACGAAGTTGGAGCTAAATACTTTAGCGTTAATGGACGTTTTAACATGAACGGGGCACTTTTTTACATTGATTGGAAAGACCAACAAATCTTTGTCATGGAGATGATGGGGCCGATTATTAAAAATGCGGGAGACGCTCGCAGTATTGGAGCGGAGATCGATTTAAGCTGGGAATGCCTGCCACGACTGGTTTACTTCCTTTCCTCCGGATACAGCAATTCGGAATACTATTACCACTTAACCAAGGAATACGAGGGTAATAAAATCGTCATGGCCCCGGAATTCACGATGAACACGGGGGCATCGTACACCCAAGCAATAAAGTCTTCTTTATTTAAATTTTTCACGGTCACCACGTCTATTACCGGTTTCGGGACCCAATATTTTGACGAAGCAAACACCATGAAACAAGATCCCTATTTCCTTTGGAATATGGAGCTAGGCATTTCCGGTAAAAACATCGATTTCCACGTGTGGGGTAAGAATATTTTAGATAAAAGTTTCTTTTGCTATATGTTCAACAGTCCCGTGGGAAAGCACTTACCGGAATACATGAAATCCGGCCAATCCGGGGCCCCCTCTCGATTCGGGGCATCTATAACAATAAAACTATAA
- a CDS encoding Fur family transcriptional regulator, with product MNTDLGTREYLLKYDIKPSVQRMAIMDYLMSHRIHPSADEIYNALYPTIPTLSKTTIYNTMKLFVEQGAVKALMIDEKNVRFDIDTSRHAHFMCLECGCVYDLPIENQEAIQLEGVGELVVTEIHLYYKGYCKECVKEKRKNILL from the coding sequence ATGAATACAGATTTAGGAACACGGGAATATTTACTAAAGTATGACATTAAACCATCTGTGCAGAGAATGGCTATCATGGATTATTTGATGTCACACCGAATACATCCGAGTGCTGACGAAATTTACAATGCTTTATATCCGACCATACCTACTTTGTCTAAAACGACAATATATAACACGATGAAATTATTCGTGGAACAGGGAGCGGTGAAAGCTCTCATGATCGATGAGAAAAACGTACGATTTGACATTGACACGTCAAGGCATGCTCATTTCATGTGTTTGGAATGTGGTTGCGTGTATGACCTTCCAATTGAGAACCAAGAAGCCATACAATTAGAAGGAGTAGGGGAGCTGGTTGTTACAGAGATCCATCTTTATTACAAAGGCTATTGTAAAGAATGTGTCAAAGAGAAAAGAAAAAACATATTATTATAA
- a CDS encoding NADH peroxidase, translating into MKKFICTVCGYVHEGDEAPEFCPQCKQPKSKFKELVETEGALTFVDEHRLGVAKGVDPEVLEGLRAHFNGECSEVGMYLAMSRQADREGFPEIAEAFKRYACEEAEHAAKFAELLGECVWDTKTNLKKRMEAEAGACEDKKRIATLAKKLDLDAIHDTVHEMCKDEARHGKGFEGLYNRYFK; encoded by the coding sequence ATGAAAAAATTTATCTGTACCGTATGTGGTTACGTTCATGAAGGAGATGAAGCTCCGGAATTTTGTCCTCAATGTAAGCAACCGAAAAGCAAATTCAAAGAATTGGTTGAAACGGAAGGTGCTCTGACATTTGTTGACGAACATCGTCTCGGGGTTGCAAAAGGTGTTGATCCTGAAGTTCTCGAAGGATTGAGAGCACATTTCAATGGCGAATGTTCAGAAGTCGGGATGTATTTAGCTATGAGCCGTCAGGCAGATCGTGAAGGTTTTCCGGAAATTGCAGAGGCTTTCAAACGTTATGCTTGTGAAGAAGCAGAACATGCCGCTAAATTTGCAGAATTATTAGGAGAATGTGTTTGGGATACCAAAACAAACTTGAAAAAGCGTATGGAAGCCGAGGCTGGTGCTTGCGAGGATAAAAAACGTATTGCAACCTTAGCTAAAAAATTGGACTTGGATGCCATTCATGATACGGTTCATGAAATGTGTAAGGACGAAGCCCGTCACGGTAAAGGTTTCGAAGGATTATACAATCGTTATTTCAAGTAA
- a CDS encoding alpha/beta hydrolase, with the protein METYRCEDVTLSNRGIDSKGWLCNPQEKGKKPAILVLGPKDASNNAVLLQYATRLANYGFVVLGMEETQNVKAAIDYLSLKDEVDPNKMYALGICNGTNEVLASTEAEKRLKAIALVAGCYKRKEASRVKVPTIVIHGGENEKEYQSAQCVYDTICAEEKLAIWEGSVTHAQYFEDPLVLDKTVRNVFRWFKTH; encoded by the coding sequence ATGGAAACTTATAGATGCGAAGACGTCACTTTATCCAATAGAGGAATTGATAGTAAAGGCTGGCTGTGTAATCCACAAGAAAAAGGTAAAAAACCGGCTATACTTGTTTTAGGTCCTAAAGATGCCTCGAACAATGCGGTATTATTACAATATGCCACGCGATTGGCAAACTATGGTTTTGTCGTTTTAGGGATGGAGGAGACTCAAAATGTAAAAGCAGCCATTGACTATTTGAGCTTGAAAGATGAAGTTGACCCGAATAAAATGTACGCCCTGGGAATATGTAATGGGACAAATGAAGTTTTGGCCAGTACAGAAGCGGAAAAACGACTAAAAGCCATTGCCTTGGTGGCAGGATGCTACAAACGCAAAGAGGCGTCCCGGGTAAAAGTTCCGACAATTGTTATTCATGGAGGGGAAAACGAAAAGGAGTACCAATCCGCTCAATGCGTGTACGACACGATTTGTGCCGAGGAAAAATTAGCCATATGGGAAGGTTCTGTTACTCATGCACAATATTTTGAAGATCCTCTTGTTCTGGATAAAACGGTACGGAATGTCTTCCGCTGGTTTAAAACACATTGA
- a CDS encoding SAM-dependent methyltransferase gives MGKLYLLPNLLGETPIGRVIPDDVIHIIKNIKVFATENVKNTRRYLKKIDKAINIDELVFLDLNEHSDIKDIETYLPYLADQDMGIISEAGCPGIADPGAELVALAHKHDYQVIPLVGPSSILLALIASGANGQNFSFNGYLPISKPERIKTLKAYEKQSAAENRTQLFIETPYRNVQLFEDMIATLSPMTRLTIACDITTENEYIKTMVIKDWKHVKPDINKRPTIFVLYARPF, from the coding sequence ATGGGAAAATTATATTTACTCCCCAATTTACTTGGGGAAACACCGATAGGACGGGTTATTCCTGATGATGTAATCCATATCATTAAGAATATCAAAGTTTTTGCAACGGAAAACGTGAAAAATACCCGACGTTATCTAAAGAAAATAGATAAGGCGATAAATATTGACGAACTTGTCTTTTTAGACTTAAATGAACATTCGGATATAAAGGATATTGAAACCTATCTCCCTTATCTGGCCGATCAGGACATGGGTATCATCTCCGAGGCCGGATGCCCCGGCATTGCAGACCCAGGAGCAGAATTGGTGGCATTGGCTCATAAACATGATTATCAGGTAATTCCTTTAGTCGGTCCCTCTTCTATTTTACTGGCATTGATCGCCTCCGGGGCTAACGGGCAAAACTTCTCGTTCAATGGTTATTTACCTATTTCTAAACCGGAACGTATTAAAACGTTGAAAGCTTACGAAAAACAATCCGCCGCAGAGAATCGTACTCAATTATTTATAGAGACTCCCTATCGGAACGTGCAATTATTCGAGGATATGATAGCCACCTTGTCTCCCATGACACGTCTTACGATTGCGTGTGATATTACGACAGAAAATGAATATATAAAAACCATGGTCATAAAGGATTGGAAACATGTAAAACCGGATATAAATAAACGACCGACGATTTTCGTATTATACGCTCGACCGTTTTGA
- a CDS encoding MBL fold metallo-hydrolase — translation MKVTILGSGTSQGVPVIACECSVCHSTDEHDKRLRCSAMIDIGDKKLIIDAGPDFRTQMLRAGVKNVTALLLTHEHKDHIGGLDDIRAFNWVKNGEVDIYCNQRTKDVICKDYDYAFAEFRYPGVPEMNIHVIDEIPFWIDDIKIEPITVMHYKLPVTAFRIDNFAYITDANFISETSMKKLKGVEYMVINALRKEVHLSHFTLDQAIEVAKNLHVKQAYITHIGHQMGLHKEVSLELPENIHLAHDMLSFEF, via the coding sequence ATGAAAGTAACGATTTTAGGAAGTGGAACTTCACAAGGGGTTCCCGTTATTGCTTGCGAATGTTCTGTTTGTCACTCAACAGATGAGCATGACAAACGGTTAAGGTGTTCTGCTATGATTGACATTGGGGACAAAAAATTGATTATAGATGCCGGGCCTGACTTCCGAACACAAATGCTACGAGCAGGGGTAAAAAACGTGACAGCCTTGTTGTTGACGCATGAACATAAAGATCATATCGGGGGACTGGACGATATTCGAGCTTTTAATTGGGTCAAAAATGGAGAAGTTGACATCTATTGTAATCAGCGGACTAAAGACGTTATCTGCAAGGATTATGATTATGCTTTCGCGGAATTCCGTTATCCCGGTGTTCCGGAAATGAATATCCATGTGATAGATGAAATTCCATTCTGGATTGATGATATTAAAATAGAACCCATCACGGTAATGCACTACAAACTTCCTGTCACGGCATTCCGTATTGATAACTTCGCTTATATCACAGATGCGAATTTCATATCGGAGACGAGCATGAAAAAATTGAAGGGTGTCGAATACATGGTCATTAATGCTTTGCGTAAAGAAGTCCATCTTTCTCATTTTACACTGGATCAAGCCATTGAAGTGGCGAAAAACTTACATGTGAAACAAGCTTACATCACACATATCGGCCATCAAATGGGGTTGCATAAAGAAGTGTCGCTGGAGTTGCCGGAGAATATACACCTGGCACATGATATGTTATCATTTGAATTTTAA